The following are from one region of the Vitis riparia cultivar Riparia Gloire de Montpellier isolate 1030 chromosome 14, EGFV_Vit.rip_1.0, whole genome shotgun sequence genome:
- the LOC117929857 gene encoding protein SIEVE ELEMENT OCCLUSION B-like, with the protein MAKELSNPTPMQQVNNPSPMQQAINPAPLQQVLKPAETTKINPVPLQKLIKHDRSMITMSDDNMMVKQIHATHAPDGREFDVKPLFQLVEDILNRATPGVDPLISAAQTRIETSDDRTNQASFIALLEALSFTIDRISCEIAYKSLGGGDAHATTLSIFNLLTSYSWEAKLVLTLSAFAVNYGEFWLLAQISSSNQLAKSMAILKQVPTILEHSGQLKPRFDALNNLIRAMVAITRCIIEFKELPPMYISQDVPALATAMKHIPTAVYWTIRSVVACATQITTFTSMGHEYWISATNEAWELSTMAHKINSILDLLKKQLTLCYQYIDDKRNAETFQMLLNLFESIHIDNMKILRALISPKDDVQPLLEGSTKRRVNIDVLRRKNVLLLISGLSISHDELSILDQIYNESRDHGTRMESQYEVVWIPVVDRSVVWTDAMQDRFVTLQATMPWYSVYTPTLIDKAVIRFIKEVWHFRNKPILVVLDPQGKVVSPNAIHMMWIWGSTAFPFTSLREEALWREESWKLELLVDGIDPTILNWIKEGKFIYLYGGTDMEWIRKFTTTARAVASAARIPLEMVYVGQSKKREQVRKCTTAITVEKLSYCWQDLTMVWFFWTRLESMMFSKIQLGSTVDVDPTLREIKKLISYDKEGGWAVLSNGSFIFVNGHSSAVLLTFTEYNAWKDDVPPKGFDIAYMDYHNKLHSDSRPCCRFEFPSEVGRIPENIKCPECLRIMEKYITFGCCHDENAISALY; encoded by the exons ATGGCCAAAGAACTCAGTAACCCAACTCCCATGCAGCAAGTGAACAACCCATCTCCGATGCAGCAAGCGATCAACCCAGCTCCGCTGCAGCAAGTGTTGAAGCCCGCAGAAACCACCAAAATCAACCCAGTTCCCTTACAAAAACTGATCAAGCATGATAGGAGCATGATAACCATGTCTGATGACAACATGATGGTGAAACAAATTCACGCAACCCATGCTCCTGATGGCCGAGAGTTTGATGTTAAGCCTCTTTTCCAACTCGTGGAAGACATCCTGAATCGGGCTACACCGGGTGTTGATCCCTTAATTTCG GCTGCCCAAACACGCATTGAAACTTCTGATGATAGGACAAATCAAGCCAGTTTCATTGCTTTGCTCGAAGCACTGTCGTTTACCATTGATCGAATTTCCTGCGAG ATAGCATACAAGAGTTTGGGCGGAGGTGACGCTCATGCAACGACACTCTCTATATTTAACCTGTTAACAAGCTATTCATGGGAAGCAAAGCTGGTGCTAACCCTATCAGCTTTTGCTGTGAACTATGGTGAATTCTGGCTCCTTGCTCAGATCTCCTCATCCAACCAACTTGCGAAATCAATGGCAATCCTTAAGCAAGTGCCCACCATCTTGGAGCACTCTGGTCAACTGAAACCACGGTTTGATGCTCTTAACAATCTCATCAGGGCTATGGTGGCAATTACCAGGTGCATTATTGAGTTCAAGGAGCTCCCGCCCATGTATATAAGCCAGGACGTACCAGCATTAGCAACAGCAATGAAACATATCCCCACTGCTGTTTACTGGACCATCAGGAGTGTTGTGGCTTGCGCAACTCAGATTACAACCTTCACTAGCATGGGCCATGA GTACTGGATATCTGCTACAAATGAGGCATGGGAACTGTCCACCATGGCTCACAAGATCAATAGCATACTGGATCTTCTGAAGAAGCAACTTACTCTTTGTTACCAATACATAG ATGATAAGCGGAATGCTGAAACTTTTCAAATGCTTCTGAATCTTTTTGAGAGTATTCACATTGACAACATGAAAATTCTCAGGGCACTGATTTCTCCCAAGGATGACGTGCAGCCACTGCTTGAAGGCTCTACAAAGAGAAGG GTTAACATAGATGTGCTGAGGAGGAAGAATGTTTTGCTGCTTATATCAGGCCTATCCATCTCCCATGACGAGCTTTCAATTCTGGATCAGATCTATAATGAGTCTCGGGACCACGGGACTAGGATGGAGAGTCAGTACGAAGTTGTGTGGATCCCAGTTGTGGACCGCTCAGTTGTGTGGACAGATGCCATGCAAGATCGGTTTGTGACTCTGCAGGCCACAATGCCATGGTATTCAGTCTACACTCCTACACTGATTGATAAGGCAGTCATCAGGTTCATCAAGGAGGTGTGGCACTTCCGGAACAAGCCCATCCTTGTGGTGCTAGATCCACAAGGAAAAGTGGTGAGCCCTAATGCAATCCACATGATGTGGATATGGGGGAGTACCGCCTTCCCGTTCACTAGTTTGAGGGAGGAAGCTCTTTGGAGGGAAGAGAGTTGGAAGCTTGAGCTGCTGGTGGATGGTATTGACCCAACCATACTGAACTGG atcaaagaaggaaaattcATTTACTTGTACGGAGGAACTGACATGGAATGGATCCGAAAATTCACAACCACCGCACGGGCAGTTGCATCGGCTGCACGGATCCCCTTGGAGATGGTGTACGTGGGACAGAGCAAGAAAAGAGAGCAAGTCCGGAAATGCACAACTGCCATTACTGTGGAGAAACTTAGCTACTGCTGGCAAGATCTTACCATGGTCTGGTTCTTCTGGACCCGACTGGAAAGCATGATGTTCTCCAAGATCCAGCTAGGTAGTACTGTCGATGTCGACCCTACGCTGCGGGAAATCAAGAAACTGATCAGCTACGACAAGGAAGGAGGATGGGCTGTACTCAGCAATGGATCTTTTATATTCGTCAATGGCCACAGCAGCGCTGTTTTGCTCACCTTTACCGAGTACAATGCATGGAAAGACGACGTGCCCCCAAAGGGCTTCGACATAGCTTACATGGATTACCATAATAAGCTTCATAGCGATTCTCGGCCCTGCTGCCGTTTTGAGTTCCCTAGCGAAGTTGGAAGGATTCCGGAGAACATCAAGTGCCCAGAGTGCCTCCGCATCATGGAGAAGTACATCACTTTTGGGTGCTGCCATGACGAGAACGCCATAAGCGCACTCTACTAA